One segment of Anser cygnoides isolate HZ-2024a breed goose chromosome 5, Taihu_goose_T2T_genome, whole genome shotgun sequence DNA contains the following:
- the RPS6KB2 gene encoding ribosomal protein S6 kinase beta-2 isoform X2, translating into MAGVFDIDLETEEGSDGEEPELGAEMELEPRGNGLEPVGHYEEIEISESSVNNGPEHIGPHCFELLRVLGKGGYGKVFQVRKVQGTNTGKIFAMKVLKKAKIACNAKDTAHTRAERNILEAVKHPFIVDLIYAFQTGGKLYLILECLSGGELFMQLEREGIFLEDTACFYLSEITLALGHLHSNGIIYRDLKPENIMLNSQGHIKLTDFGLCKESIHDGAVTHTFCGTIEYMAPEILVRSGHNRAVDWWSLGALMYDMLTGSPPFTAENRKKTIDKILKGKLVLPPYLTPDARDLLKKFLKRNPSQRVGGGPGDAADVQKQPFFRHINWDDLLARRLDPPFKPCLSEEDVSQFDTRFTRQTPVDSPDDAAISESANQAFLGFTYVAPSVLESIKEGFSFQPKVRSPRRLNSSPRTPVSPVKFSPFEPFKPGAAAAAEPMELGPSLPPPPESTAPLPIKTAVGTKKAKGGRGRVPR; encoded by the exons ATGGCGGGGGTGTTCGACATCGACCTGGAGACCGAGGAGGGCAGCGACGGGGAGGAGCCCGAGCTGGGCGCC GAGATGGAGCTGGAGCCCCGGGGGAACGGCCTGGA GCCCGTGGGGCACTACGAGGAGATCGAGATCTCCGAGAGCAGCGTCAACAACGGCCCCGAGCACATCGGCCCCCACTGCTTCGAGCTGCTCCGCGTCCTGGGCAAGGGCGGCTACggcaag GTCTTCCAGGTCCGCAAAGTGCAGGGCACCAACACGGGGAAGATCTTCGCCATGAAGGTCCTGAAGAAG gccaaGATCGCCTGCAACGCCAAAGACACGGCGCACACGCGGGCCGAGCGGAACATCCTGGAGGCCGTCAAGCACCCCTTCATCGTGGACCTCATCTACGCCTTCCAGACGGGCGGCAAACTCTACCTCATCCTGGAGTGCCTCAGCG GCGGGGAGCTCTTCATGCAGCTGGAGCGCGAGGGCATCTTCCTGGAGGACACCGCCTG cttctaCCTTAGCGAGATCACGCTGGCGCTGGGCCACCTGCACTCCAACGGCATCATCTACCGTGACCTCAAGCCGGAGAACATCATGCTCAACAGCCAGG GGCACATCAAGCTGACGGACTTTGGGCTGTGCAAGGAGTCCATCCATGACGGGGCCGTCACCCACACCTTCTGCGGCACCATCGAGTACAT ggcccctgAGATCCTGGTGCGCAGCGGGCACAACCGGGCGGTGGACTGGTGGAGCCTGGGCGCCCTGATGTACGACATGCTCACCGGATCG cccccttTCACGGCCGAGAACCGCAAGAAAACCATCGACAAGATCCTGAAGGGGAAGCTCGTGCTGCCGCCCTACCTGACACCCGACGCCCGTGACCTGCTCAAAAAG TTCCTCAAGAGGAACCCCAGCCAGCGGGTCGGGGGGGGCCCAGGCGATGCAGCTGATGTGCAG AAGCAGCCCTTCTTCCGCCACATCAACTGGGACGACCTGCTGGCCCGCAGGCTGGACCCGCCCTTCAAACCCTGCctg TCGGAGGAAGACGTCAGCCAGTTCGACACCCGCTTCACCCGCCAGACGCCCGTGGACAGCCCAGACGACGCAGCCATCAGCGAGAGCGCCAACCAGGCCTTCctg GGCTTCACCTATGTGGCCCCCTCAGTGCTGGAGAGCATCAAGGAGGGGTTCTCCTTCCAGCCCAAGGTGCGCTCCCCCCGGCGTCTCAACAGCAGCCCCCGCACCCCTGTCAG ccccgtgAAGTTCTCCCCCTTCGAGCCCTTCAagccgggggcagcggcggcagcagagcccatggagctggggcccagcctgccccccccgccTGAGAGCACGGCCCCCCTGCCCATCAAGACCGCCGTGGGCACCAAGAAGGCgaagggggggcgggggcgggtgCCCAGGTAG
- the RPS6KB2 gene encoding ribosomal protein S6 kinase beta-2 isoform X1, translated as MAGVFDIDLETEEGSDGEEPELGAEMELEPRGNGLEPVGHYEEIEISESSVNNGPEHIGPHCFELLRVLGKGGYGKVFQVRKVQGTNTGKIFAMKVLKKAKIACNAKDTAHTRAERNILEAVKHPFIVDLIYAFQTGGKLYLILECLSGGELFMQLEREGIFLEDTACFYLSEITLALGHLHSNGIIYRDLKPENIMLNSQGHIKLTDFGLCKESIHDGAVTHTFCGTIEYMAPEILVRSGHNRAVDWWSLGALMYDMLTGSPPFTAENRKKTIDKILKGKLVLPPYLTPDARDLLKKFLKRNPSQRVGGGPGDAADVQKQPFFRHINWDDLLARRLDPPFKPCLQSEEDVSQFDTRFTRQTPVDSPDDAAISESANQAFLGFTYVAPSVLESIKEGFSFQPKVRSPRRLNSSPRTPVSPVKFSPFEPFKPGAAAAAEPMELGPSLPPPPESTAPLPIKTAVGTKKAKGGRGRVPR; from the exons ATGGCGGGGGTGTTCGACATCGACCTGGAGACCGAGGAGGGCAGCGACGGGGAGGAGCCCGAGCTGGGCGCC GAGATGGAGCTGGAGCCCCGGGGGAACGGCCTGGA GCCCGTGGGGCACTACGAGGAGATCGAGATCTCCGAGAGCAGCGTCAACAACGGCCCCGAGCACATCGGCCCCCACTGCTTCGAGCTGCTCCGCGTCCTGGGCAAGGGCGGCTACggcaag GTCTTCCAGGTCCGCAAAGTGCAGGGCACCAACACGGGGAAGATCTTCGCCATGAAGGTCCTGAAGAAG gccaaGATCGCCTGCAACGCCAAAGACACGGCGCACACGCGGGCCGAGCGGAACATCCTGGAGGCCGTCAAGCACCCCTTCATCGTGGACCTCATCTACGCCTTCCAGACGGGCGGCAAACTCTACCTCATCCTGGAGTGCCTCAGCG GCGGGGAGCTCTTCATGCAGCTGGAGCGCGAGGGCATCTTCCTGGAGGACACCGCCTG cttctaCCTTAGCGAGATCACGCTGGCGCTGGGCCACCTGCACTCCAACGGCATCATCTACCGTGACCTCAAGCCGGAGAACATCATGCTCAACAGCCAGG GGCACATCAAGCTGACGGACTTTGGGCTGTGCAAGGAGTCCATCCATGACGGGGCCGTCACCCACACCTTCTGCGGCACCATCGAGTACAT ggcccctgAGATCCTGGTGCGCAGCGGGCACAACCGGGCGGTGGACTGGTGGAGCCTGGGCGCCCTGATGTACGACATGCTCACCGGATCG cccccttTCACGGCCGAGAACCGCAAGAAAACCATCGACAAGATCCTGAAGGGGAAGCTCGTGCTGCCGCCCTACCTGACACCCGACGCCCGTGACCTGCTCAAAAAG TTCCTCAAGAGGAACCCCAGCCAGCGGGTCGGGGGGGGCCCAGGCGATGCAGCTGATGTGCAG AAGCAGCCCTTCTTCCGCCACATCAACTGGGACGACCTGCTGGCCCGCAGGCTGGACCCGCCCTTCAAACCCTGCctg CAGTCGGAGGAAGACGTCAGCCAGTTCGACACCCGCTTCACCCGCCAGACGCCCGTGGACAGCCCAGACGACGCAGCCATCAGCGAGAGCGCCAACCAGGCCTTCctg GGCTTCACCTATGTGGCCCCCTCAGTGCTGGAGAGCATCAAGGAGGGGTTCTCCTTCCAGCCCAAGGTGCGCTCCCCCCGGCGTCTCAACAGCAGCCCCCGCACCCCTGTCAG ccccgtgAAGTTCTCCCCCTTCGAGCCCTTCAagccgggggcagcggcggcagcagagcccatggagctggggcccagcctgccccccccgccTGAGAGCACGGCCCCCCTGCCCATCAAGACCGCCGTGGGCACCAAGAAGGCgaagggggggcgggggcgggtgCCCAGGTAG
- the CARNS1 gene encoding carnosine synthase 1, translating into MLSVDQVSVEQPLSPKEKEWAGPEALCPGWLDEEVSDGEVPEDTGDPDSATHGYELLQSALRQEGLPLTVDHTKEPRTGFGPLDMTVCILGSPTAFLPVLLEGGSRCPGAMVLCLSPTWASRVPSETSPGAWSLLLSQGVSFEAGGHSTLEVFVPPRRATYVTGTFSPGTESSWVGELARDLDCPMGGSVPLAQWLEDPVATRRVLAARAGLLVPPTLAFVLGTEGALPEDPAPPGVRLVRLEDPQGQESLVREEVGAFLGGTAMKPYSQVAVRPAGWRWRGTGTRSTHGKAEGAAVAAAVVARLSGLQEEESVLLEALVPTTRLPAPPPRSAAPRLPVALRICTVVCRSWGDRPQLCQVACGMGRAEAPVRHGAALPLGLDSSLQQWGLADPGHRQALAERLRGAAEDAMAALLAAEAELSPAQRGGTRARTDILGVDFLLSCVDDTLELVALSANCQRCLETCLLAEAMGRDVGEPAGDLPRLLAEALLHRAQCHLVEGKDILLIGAGGVSKSFVWEAAREYGLRIHLVESDPEHFAAGLVQTFLPYDSREHQRDEEHAERVVELVRARDLRPHACLSYWDDCVVLAALVCQRLGLRGSPPAAVRLAKQKSRTHQHLQCCRRGRPPPAAFAVPCRRLRSHGDVERAAGVVPFPAVAKLEFGAGGVGVRLVESARQCHAHAARLWRDLRADTDYPGIGLGWGNAMLLMEYVPGTEHDVDLVLFEGRLLGAWVSDNGPTRLPAFLETAAVLPSCLPADRQAQLVRAALQCCRACGLLDGVFNVELKLGPGGPRLLEINPRMGGFYLRDWIRAVYGPDLLLAAVLVALGLPPVLPARPAPRAHLAGVMCLASEHGPALRHGGLAALQGLQRRGLVRLNPLFEEAGGQYEEPCLSVACAGGSPAEACGRLLGLCQALGIDSPRYPVDHFLSHFK; encoded by the exons ATG CTCTCAGTGGACCAGGTCAGCGTGGAGCAGCCGCTGAGCCCGAAGGAGAAGGAGTGGGCAGGGCCGGAGGCACTGTGCCCGGGCTGGCTGGACGAGGAGGTGTCTGATGGCGAGGTCCCCGAGGACACCGGGGACCCCGACTCAGCCACCCATGGCTACGAGTTGCTGCAGAGTGCCCTGCGCCAGGAGGGGCTGCCCCTCACCGTGGACCACACCAAGGAGCCCCGCACGG GATTCGGTCCACTGGACATGACTGTCTGCATCCTGGGCTCCCCTACCGCCTTCCTGCCCGTCCTGCTGGAGGGTGGCTCCCGCTGCCCAG GTGCCATGGTGCTGTGCCTCTCACCCACCTGGGCCAGCCGGGTGCCCTCGGAGACGTCCCCAGGCGCCTGGtcactgctgctctcccagGGAGTTTCCTTCGAGGCGGGGGGCCACAGCACCCTGGAGGTGTTTGTGCCCCCCCGGAGGGCCACCTACGTGACGGGCACCTTCAGCCCCGGGActgagagcagctgggtgggcgAGCTGGCCCGCGACCTCGACTGTCCCATGGGGGGCTCGGTGCCACTGGCCCAGTGGCTGGAGGACCCGGTGGCCACCCGCCGGGTGCTGGCTGCCCGTGCTGGCCTGCTcgtgccccccaccctggcctTTGTCCTGGGAACAGAGGGGGCCCTGCCTGAGGACCCCGCACCCCCTGGGGTGCGCCTGGTGCGGCTGGAGGACCCCCAGGGCCAGGAGAGCCTGGTGCGGGAGGAAGTGGGCGCCTTCCTGGGGGGCACTGCCATGAAGCCCTACAGCCAG GTGGCGGTGCGGCCGGCAGGGTGGCGGTGGCGTGGGACAGGCACTCGCAGCACCCACGGGAAGGCGGAgggggcggcggtggcggcggcggtggtggcCCGGCTGagtgggctgcaggaggaggagagcgtCCTGCTGGAGGCCCTGGTGCCCACCACCCGCCTGCCCGCGCCCCCCCCAC GCAGCGCAGCCCCGCGGCTGCCCGTGGCCCTGCGCATCTGCACCGTCGTCTGCCGGTCCTGGGGGGACcggccccagctctgccag GTGGCATGCGGCATGGGGCGCGCGGAGGCGCCGGTACGGCATGGGGCGGCGCTGCCCCTGGGCCTGGACTCCAGCCTGCAGCAGTGGGGCCTGGCGGACCCGGGGCACCGGCAGGCACTGGCGGagcggctgcggggggctgctgAGGACGCCATGGCCGCCCTCCTTGCCGCTGAAGCCGAGCTGAGCCCCGCACAGCGTGGTGGCACCCGTGCCCGCACCGACATCCTTG GTGTGGATTTCCTGCTGTCATGTGTGGATGACACCCTGGAGCTGGTGGCCCTGTCTGCCAACTGCCAGCGGTGCTTGGAGACCTGCCTGCTGGCTGAGGCCATGGGGCGCGACGTGGGGGAGCCTGCTGGTGACCTGCCCCGGCTGCTGGCAGAAGCCCTGCTCCACCGGGCACAGTGCCACCTGGTAGAGGGCAAGGACATCCTACTCATCGGGGCCGGCGGCGTCAGCAAGAGTTTCGTTTGGGAAGCAGCCCGCGAATATGGCTTGAGG ATTCACCTGGTGGAGTCGGACCCGGAGCACTTTGCGGCGGGGCTGGTGCAGACCTTCCTGCCCTACGACAGCCGGGAGCACCAGCGCGACGAGGAGCACGCTGAGCGGGTGGTGGAGCTGGTGCGCGCCCGGGACCTGCGGCCCCACGCCTGCCTCTCCTACTGGGATGACTGCGTGGTGCTGGCGGCGCTGGTGTGCCAGCGGCTGGGGCTGCGTGGCAGCCCGCCCGCTGCCGTCCGCCTGGCCAAGCAGAAGAGCCGGACCCACCagcacctgcagtgctgccGCCGTGGCCGCCCGCCACCCGCCGCCTTCGCCGTGCCCTGCCGGCGGCTGCGCAGCCACGGGGACGTGGAGCGGGCGGCGGGTGTCGTCCCCTTCCCCGCCGTGGCCAAGCTGGAGTTCGGGGCGGGCGGCGTGGGCGTGCGGCTGGTGGAGAGCGCCCGGCAGTGCCACGCGCACGCCGCCCGGCTGTGGCGCGACCTGCGTGCCGACACCGACTACCCGGGCatcgggctgggctggggcaacGCCATGCTGCTGATGGAGTACGTGCCGGGCACCGAGCACGACGTCGACCTGGTGCTGTTCGAGGGGCGGCTGCTGGGCGCCTGGGTGTCGGACAACGGCCCCACGCGCCTGCCCGCCTTCCTGGAGACGGCGGCcgtgctgccctcctgcctgcccgccGACCGGCAGGCCCAGCTGGTGCGGGCGGCCCTGCAGTGCTGCCGGGCCTGCGGGCTGCTCGACGGTGTCTTCAACGTGGAGCTGAAGCTGGGCCCCGGCGGCCCGCGCCTGCTGGAGATCAACCCGCGCATGGGCGGCTTCTACCTGCGCGACTGGATCCGCGCCGTCTACGGCCCCgacctgctgctggcggccGTGCTGGTGGCGCTGGGGCTGCCGCCCGtgctgcccgcccgccccgcgccccgcgcccacctgGCGGGCGTCATGTGCCTGGCCTCCGAGCACGGCCCGGCGCTGCGCCACGGCGGGCTGGCGGccctgcagggcctgcagcGGCGCGGGCTGGTGCGGCTCAACCCGCTCTTCGAGGAGGCGGGCGGCCAGTACGAGGAGCCCTGCCTGAGCGTGGCCTGCGCCGGGGGCAGCCCAGCCGAGGCCTGCGGGCgcctgctggggctctgccagGCGCTGGGCATCGACTCGCCACGCTACCCCGTCGACCATTTCCTCTCCCACTTCAAATag
- the PPP1CA gene encoding serine/threonine-protein phosphatase PP1-alpha catalytic subunit, with protein MADTEKLNLDSIISRLLEVQGSRPGKNVQLTENEIRGLCLKSREIFLSQPILLELEAPLKICGDIHGQYYDLLRLFEYGGFPPESNYLFLGDYVDRGKQSLETICLLLAYKIKYPENFFLLRGNHECASINRIYGFYDECKRRYNIKLWKTFTDCFNCLPIAAIVDEKIFCCHGGLSPDLQSMEQIRRIMRPTDVPDQGLLCDLLWSDPDKDVQGWGENDRGVSFTFGAEVVAKFLHKHDLDLICRAHQVVEDGYEFFAKRQLVTLFSAPNYCGEFDNAGAMMSVDETLMCSFQILKPADKNKGKYGQFSGLNPAGRPVTPPRNSAKAKK; from the exons ATGGCGGACACCGAGAAGCTGAACCTGGACTCCATCATCAGCCGCCTCCTGGAGG TGCAAGGGTCGCGTCCCGGGAAGAACGTGCAGCTGACGGAGAACGAGATCCGCGGGCTGTGCCTCAAGTCGCGGGAGATCTTCCTGAGCCAGCCCATCCTGCTGGAGCTCGAGGCGCCCCTCAAGATCTGCG gggacaTCCACGGGCAGTACTACGACCTGCTGCGCCTCTTCGAGTACGGCGGCTTCCCCCCCGAGAGCAACTACCTGTTCCTGGGCGACTACGTGGACCGGGGCAAGCAGTCCCTGGAGAccatctgcctgctgctggcctacAAGATCAAGTACCCCGAGAACTTCTTCCTGCTGCGCGGCAACCACGAGTGCGCCAGCATCAACCGCATCTACGGCTTCTACGATGAGT GCAAGCGGCGGTACAACATCAAGCTCTGGAAGACATTCACCGACTGCTTCAACTGCTTGCCCATCGCCGCCATCGTGGACGAGAAGATCTTCTGCTGCCACGGAG gGCTGTCTCCCGACCTGCAGTCGATGGAGCAGATCCGGCGGATCATGCGCCCCACGGACGTGCCCGACCAGGGGCTGCTGTGTGACCTGCTCTGGTCCGACCCGGACAAGGACGTGCAGGGATGGGGCGAGAACGACCGCGGCGTCTCCTTCACCTTTGGGGCAGAGGTGGTGGCCAAGTTCCTGCACAAGCACGACCTGGACCTCATCTGCCGGGCACACCAG gtggtggaggacggCTACGAGTTCTTCGCCAAGCGCCAGCTCGTGACCCTCTTCTCGGCGCCCAACTACTGCGGGGAGTTCGACAACGCGGGCGCCATGATGAGCGTGGATGAGACCCTCATGTGCTCCTTCCAG ATCCTGAAGCCGGCCGACAAGAACAAGGGCAAATACGGGCAGTTCAGCGGGCTGAACCCCGCCGGACGCCCCGTCACCCCTCCCCGCAACTCTGCCAAAGCCAAGAAGTGA